One window from the genome of Halictus rubicundus isolate RS-2024b unplaced genomic scaffold, iyHalRubi1_principal scaffold0220, whole genome shotgun sequence encodes:
- the LOC143364050 gene encoding putative RNA-binding protein EEED8.10 — protein MEPQPGCSSGTAGEGRRLLILRLANYTKKEDLMKVFRPHGAEHAVVLRKPTGNQAFLTFGNPEQAKKLVGQDFVIHKRKLRIRPADPWHEAKLIAPRPSADPFPGLDLTDKIPLPLDCIAKIASYLQFQDRAALELVSTRWREGTLASYSSIKRLDITDWRWPHGWHGKTVSMSALRWLLRRTAQHITVIMVNDESISRLLQPQILAILVKECPNLLHLDFTALTVRPSAIRNLVEVASKLESITLGKSQPPVEPELAQVFERAKGLKSLELSGTVLGGKAFRHLNPGLSHFKLDRCIGITAEYLIDTIKTLQNLISLELTLLQTLTDDTILTTLCNNRGLQQSLKILKIHALTFAEAQLHPNEMDIQLHMEEGEFVEIDLGPVNPALPIFRVMREIVHLSLTFCGWVTVDTVRVISANLSRITHLNLSGCTNIRGEAALDSLINLEELEVLEINNLYPEVPGYTLGSLKGLKEVHCRSNPLISGEDICRVIRNCPYIGIIDVEGYWSNRTLHDHGHSAAALSQTAQRPRYVLKGRLIGSVE, from the exons ATGGAGCCACAACCAGGGTGCAGCTCAGGGACAGCAGGAGAAGGAAGGAGGTTGCTGATACTGAGACTGGCTAACTATACTAAGAAGGAGGATTTGATGAAAGTCTTCCGACCACATGGAGCAGAGCATGCGGTAGTCCTGAGGAAGCCCACAGGCAATCAGGCATTTCTGACCTTCGGAAACCCGGAACAGGCCAAGAAGCTGGTGGGACAGGATTTTGTCATACACAAAAGAAAGCTGAGGATCCGACCTGCGGACCCATGGCACGAGGCAAAGCTCATAGCGCCACGACCATCAGCAGATCCATTTCCGGGCCTAGATTTAACGGACAAGATACCCTTACCGTTGGATTGTATAGCAAAAATAGCGtcgtatttacaatttcaagACAGGGCCGCGCTAGAGTTAGTATCAACAAGGTGGCGAGAGGGGACCCTTGCGTCATATAGCTCGATTAAGCGTTTAGATATAACGGATTGGCGTTGGCCGCACGGTTGGCATGGGAAGACGGTTAGTATGAGCGCCTTACGTTGGTTGCTGCGTAGAACAGCGCAGCATATAACGGTAATAATGGTTAATGATGAGAGCATCTCGAGATTGTTACAACCGCAAATATTAGCTATATTAGTGAAAGAGTGTCCAAACCTTTTACACTTAGATTTTACGGCGTTAACCGTGCGGCCATCGGCAATTAGAAATCTGGTGGAGGTTGCGAGTAAATTAGAGAGTATCACGTTAGGAAAATCGCAACCGCCAGTAGAGCCCGAATTAGCGCAGGTGTTCGAAAGAGCTAAAGGGTTGAAGTCACTTGAACTCTCCGGGACGGTATTAGGTGGAAAAGCATTCCGTCATTTGAATCCGGGACTAAGTCATTTTAAATTAGACCGTTGTATTGGAATTACAGCAGAATACTTGATAGATACGATAAAAACATTACAGAATTTGATTTCCTTAGAGTTGACATTGCTACAGACACTGACGGACGATACGATACTCACTACATTATGTAACAATAGAGGCCTGCAACAATCTTTAAAAATCCTTAAGATCCATGCGCTGACCTTCGCCGAAGCCCAGTTGCACCCGAATGAAATGGACATTCAGCTTCATATGGAAGAAGGAGAATTCGTGGAAATAGACCTAGGGCCAGTAAATCCGGCATTGCCCATATTTCGTGTAATGCGAGAGATCGTCCACCTATCACTAACTTTTTGCGGTTGGGTGACGGTGGACACGGTACGCGTAATCAGCGCAAACCTCTCACGAATCAcacacttaaatttaagtggGTGTACCAATATAAGAGGAGAGGCTGCCCTCGATTCATTAATAAATCTAGAGGAATTAGAGGTCctggaaattaataatttatatccAGAAGTGCCAGGGTACACGTTGGGGTCACTAAAAGGACTAAAGGAGGTGCATTGCAGGTCAAATCCATTAATCAGTGGCGAAGACATTTGTAGAGTGATTAGGAACTGCCCGTATATAGGAATCATTGATGTGGAAGGCT ATTGGAgcaatcggactttgcacgatcacgggcactctgccgccgccttgtcTCAGACTGCTCAGAGGCCACGTTACGTGCTGAAGGGCAGGCTCATTGGAAGCGTAGAGTGA